Proteins co-encoded in one Papaver somniferum cultivar HN1 chromosome 5, ASM357369v1, whole genome shotgun sequence genomic window:
- the LOC113279403 gene encoding uncharacterized protein LOC113279403, producing the protein MRERGYDSSCPFCGFAVESLTHVFFDCPYAKSVWALPPGPNVSNVHSSDSFLDHYNEWTRDDSTSLSLEVAATKVWHILKERCDRVFSNKTSISISLSIQIQRFIQFWTPSRNVDQDSATVIIPSSTLPLPNRQWTIPLGYGIVIRNALGYQGARGGNCRVSSPEEAEALAVFEATKWAREKALTNFSLEGDCKNVMDYLNGMNTSITWQVQRLLDEVKKMVAEVTNF; encoded by the exons ATGAGGGAAAGAGGGTATGATTCTTCTTGTCCTTTCTGTGGTTTTGCTGTGGAGTCTTTGACTCATGTTTTCTTTGATTGTCCTTATGCTAAGTCGGTTTGGGCCTTGCCCCCGGGGCCTAATGTTTCTAATGTGCATAGTAGTGACTCTTTTTTAGATCATTATAATGAATGGACTAGGGATGATTCGACTTCTTTGTCTTTAGAAGTAGCTGCAACTAAAGTTTGGCATATATTGAAAGAGAGATGCGATAGGGTGTTCTCTAACAAAACTAGTATTAGTattagtttgtccatacaaatccAGAGGTTTATACAGTTTTGGACTCCTTCTAGGAATGTTGATCAGGATAGTGCCACTGTGATTATTCCAAGTTCGACGTTGCCTTTACCTAATAGACAGTGGACTATTCCCTTAG GTTACGGGATTGTTATTCGTAATGCACTAGGGTACCAAGGAGCAAGAGGAGGGAACTGTCGGGTTTCGTCTCCTGAAGAAGCTGAAGCACTAGCTGTTTTTGAAGCCACAAAATGGGCGAGGGAGAAAGCCTTAACAAATTTCTCTTTGGAAGGGGACTGCAAAAATGTAATGGACTATTTGAATGGAATGAATACTTCAATCACTTGGCAGGTACAAAGATTACTTGATGAAGTAAAAAAGATGGTGGCTGAAGTTACAAATTTTTAA
- the LOC113282330 gene encoding pescadillo homolog: MPKHYRPPGKKKEGNSAKYSTRTKALRHLQVTLPTFRKLCILKGVFPREPKKKYEGNNKTYYHSKDIAFLQHEPLMEKFRDIRAYDKKIHKAVAKKNDELANRLRSRKPGYTLDRLVKERYPTFIDALRDLDDCLTMVHLFAALPAVESEHIQVKDIHTCRRLSHEWQAYISRTNKLRKTFISVKGTYYQVEIEGQKITWLTPHALQQVITDDVDFKVMLTFLEFYETLLSFINFRLYQEINVNYPPMLDPRLEALGADQYALSKYIAGSSMVESQAGKVKMTVESELKLAQLQHQLPANEPGALMQLVEGITGEDNDDEETRECKGLFKDLKIFLSREVPRESLLFVIPAFGGIVSWDGEGAPFQETDDGITHQIVDRPTQGHVFLSREYVQPQWIYDCVNARILLPTDGYMVGRVPPPHLSPFVDNEAEGYVPEYAEVVRRLKAEAKKEVLPMPGLENLDLDDPQSLVAEGIMSRTEAIEIAQKKLKMDELEKRYHEELQKELQKLPYSAAASSKKNADRIDEEIKDRVDRSAKDVSDMDQIVRTRKQRGLVKAMEMGIEKKAAKVNLLKKRKENIEKAPASKSS, from the exons ATGCCCAAGCATTACAGACCTCCT GGAAAGAAAAAGGAAGGAAATTCAGCAAAATATAGTACCAGAACCAAAGCACTTAGACATTTACAAGTTACCTTACCTACGTTCCG GAAATTATGTATTCTGAAGGGAGTTTTCCCGAGAGAGCCGAAGAAGAagtatgaaggaaacaataagacATATTATCATTCTAAGGATATTGCTTTCCTGCAACATGAACCGTTAATGGAGAAGTTCAGAGATATTAGAGCATATGATAAGAAAATACATAAAGCAGTGgcaaagaagaatgatgaacttgCTAATCGGTTAAGGTCTCGAAAGCCTGGTTACACTCTTGACAGACTTGTCAAAGAAAG GTATCCTACTTTTATTGATGCACTAAGGGATTTAGATGATTGTCTTACTATGGTGCACTTGTTTGCTGCATTACCTGCTGTTGAGAGTGAGCATATTCAAGTAAAGGATATCCATACTTGTCGAAG GTTGAGCCATGAATGGCAGGCATACATCTCAAGAACAAATAAGCTAAGGAAGACTTTTATATCTGTGAAGGGAACATATTATCAg GTTGAGATTGAGGGGCAAAAGATTACATGGTTAACCCCTCATGCATTACAGCAAGTGATTACTGATGATGTTGACTTTAAGGTTATGTTAACCTTTTTGGAATTTTATGAG actctgCTTTCATTTATCAATTTCAGACTGTATCAAGAAATAAATGTGAACTATCCACCTATGCTTGATCCTCGCCTGGAAGCTTTAGGAGCAG ACCAGTATGCATTGTCCAAGTACATTGCTGGGTCCTCTATGGTAGAATCCCAGGCTGGGAAGGTAAAGATGACCGTGGAGTCTGAGCTTAAACTAGCTCAACTTCAGCATCAGCTTCCTGCAAATGAACCAGGCGCACTTATGCAACTTGTTGAGGGCATTACAGGGGAAGATAATGACGACGAAGAAACAAGGGAATGTAAAGGTCTCTTTAAAGATTTGAAGATCTTCTTAAGTCGGGAG GTACCAAGAGAGTCCTTACTTTTTGTGATTCCAGCCTTTGGAGGTATAGTTTCTTGGGATGGAGAAGGAGCTCCATTCCAGGAAACTGATGATGGTATCACACATCAG ATCGTTGATAGGCCAACTCAGGGCCATGTCTTCCTCTCTAGAGAATATGTCCAACCGCAGTGGATCTATGATTGTGTAAATGCGAGAATCCTTTTACCAACAGATGGTTACATGGTGGGAAG GGTACCTCCTCCACATTTGtcaccttttgttgataatgaggCAGAAGGCTACGTTCCTGAGTATGCTGAGGTAGTTAGACGCTTAAAAgctgaagcaaagaaagaagtacTGCCCATGCCTGGATTAGAGAATCTGGATTTGGATGATCCTCAGAGTCTAGTGGCTGAAGGAATTATGAGTCGGACTGAAGCTATCGAAATTGCTCAGAAGAAGCTCAAG ATGGATGAACTTGAAAAGCGGTATCACGAAGAACTGCAGAAAGAGCTTCAGAAATTGCCATATTCTGCTGCTGCCAGCTCAAAGAAGAACGCGGACAGAATTGATGAGGAGATAAAAGATCGCGTTGATAGATCTGCAAAGGATGTTAGTGACATGGACCAAATTGTACGGACACGCAAGCAGAGGGGTCTAGTGAAAGCAATGGAG ATGGGAATAGAAAAGAAGGCGGCTAAGGTTAATCTTCTTAAGAAACGGAAAGAGAATATTGAGAAAGCTCCTGCCAGCAAATCCTCCTGA
- the LOC113282329 gene encoding uncharacterized protein LOC113282329 isoform X1 — protein MLVHMHSQNYKDFCYYAIFLVMFASHSQSLVFSSLDEIVSVLIHLLPGIVYFTIRWWDPATFEAMHPEGSMSQRASWPYVEDKSYLWTWLFVVPLVACTLCQILYFLIVNVLRHQRLLRDPEVMTSYRELSKEAQKANNMWRRLSGVLGDQNRMLMYTLFQAAFTVATMALTVPIFLSYELHVIFQIFKVSAFIWNGGSFLLEVMPRQVIMKEKKKLEMLPLPVQPDQPATVSTEIPT, from the exons ATGTTGGTCCATATGCATTCTCAGAATTACAAG GATTTCTGCTACTACGCCATTTTCCTGGTTATGTTTGCTTCTCATTCGCAGAG TCTGGTCTTCAGCTCTCTTGATGAAATTGTCAGCGTCTTAATACATCTTTTACCTG GGATTGTTTACTTCACTATTCGGTGGTGGGATCCAGCAACCTTTGAAGCTATGCATCCGGAGGGAAGCATGAGTCAGAGAGCTTCATGGCCGTATGTGGAAGACAAGTCCTACCTCTGGACGTGGCTATTTGTTGTTCCCTTGGTTGCGTGCACCTTATGTCAAATTCTCTATTTTCTCATTGTCAATGTTCTGCGTCATCAAAGGCTTTTAAGGGATCCAGAAGTAATGACATCCTACAG AGAACTATCGAAGGAAGCACAAAAAGCAAATAATATGTGGCGGCGTCTGAGTGGAGTTCTAGGTGATCAGAATCGTATGCTCATGTATACCCTGTTCCAAGCTGCATTCACAGTTGCCACAATGGCTTTAACTGTGCCAATATTTCTGTCTTACGAATTGCATGTGATTTTCCAAATATTCAAAGTCTCTGCATTTATATGGAATGGAGGAAGCTTTTTATTAGAGGTGATGCCCAGGCAAGTCAtaatgaaggagaagaagaaacttgaAATGCTGCCATTACCAGTCCAACCTGATCAGCCTGCTACTGTCTCAACCGAAATTCCCACATAA
- the LOC113282329 gene encoding uncharacterized protein LOC113282329 isoform X2, with amino-acid sequence MLVHMHSQNYKDFCYYAIFLVMFASHSQSLVFSSLDEIVSVLIHLLPATFEAMHPEGSMSQRASWPYVEDKSYLWTWLFVVPLVACTLCQILYFLIVNVLRHQRLLRDPEVMTSYRELSKEAQKANNMWRRLSGVLGDQNRMLMYTLFQAAFTVATMALTVPIFLSYELHVIFQIFKVSAFIWNGGSFLLEVMPRQVIMKEKKKLEMLPLPVQPDQPATVSTEIPT; translated from the exons ATGTTGGTCCATATGCATTCTCAGAATTACAAG GATTTCTGCTACTACGCCATTTTCCTGGTTATGTTTGCTTCTCATTCGCAGAG TCTGGTCTTCAGCTCTCTTGATGAAATTGTCAGCGTCTTAATACATCTTTTACCTG CAACCTTTGAAGCTATGCATCCGGAGGGAAGCATGAGTCAGAGAGCTTCATGGCCGTATGTGGAAGACAAGTCCTACCTCTGGACGTGGCTATTTGTTGTTCCCTTGGTTGCGTGCACCTTATGTCAAATTCTCTATTTTCTCATTGTCAATGTTCTGCGTCATCAAAGGCTTTTAAGGGATCCAGAAGTAATGACATCCTACAG AGAACTATCGAAGGAAGCACAAAAAGCAAATAATATGTGGCGGCGTCTGAGTGGAGTTCTAGGTGATCAGAATCGTATGCTCATGTATACCCTGTTCCAAGCTGCATTCACAGTTGCCACAATGGCTTTAACTGTGCCAATATTTCTGTCTTACGAATTGCATGTGATTTTCCAAATATTCAAAGTCTCTGCATTTATATGGAATGGAGGAAGCTTTTTATTAGAGGTGATGCCCAGGCAAGTCAtaatgaaggagaagaagaaacttgaAATGCTGCCATTACCAGTCCAACCTGATCAGCCTGCTACTGTCTCAACCGAAATTCCCACATAA